GGATCAGCTGTAAGTATACATCAAAGCTATATTCTGAATCCAATTAATTCATACTCATGCTGACAGGGGAAGGTTTAGAATTCGAGAGGGGtactccccctcccccatccacccaaccccccccccccaaaaaaaaagggggggattTTACCAGTCACATACAAATCGACAAGCAAACAATAAGTCGGTGAGGGGAGCGGGTCTCTCCTCCCCCTTGATCCGCACCGGAAATTCTCTAAAGCTACTTGGTATGAGTTGTAAGATTCCATTCAGTCAAATTATAGTTTGTGTTATAAAAGAGTAATATACAGTGGCCGCGGAAGCGTGATAACGTGAGATGTAATTACAtaaatgtaataacataaacTTTTCTACCCTCAAGCAAAGTAGACCTCTTTTTCCAATATGACTCTGCTTAATTTCAACGGCTTATAATCTGTTCTTTTCTTGGGGTGGGCATTAAAATAATggtaggattcatgtctttagcATTGACCAATTGTTGGATTAAGTCAGAgattaaatgaatattaatagAAACTTCTATGCAACAGGGTCTTCActgacaaaaattataataaaaatagtaatgatattaatgatgatgatgatgagaatgataatgataatgtttctaagtgctgcatactattaccccagtTTCAGCGCTGCTACCCTCGAGTTCCTACTGGGTTCCCAGGGTTGATTCAGACCCTGGACCTTGCGTTTTAAAGACTATAGAGACTTGCCTAATGAGCCAAAACACAACACCTGATGATACCACAGTGacaaataaatcattattttatcaatctATTTTCCTTCGGCAGTCATCATCCGACCTCTCCGACGAAGATTCGCCGATCATGGACAAGAAGAAGCAGATCATCGAGGATAAGTACGAGCGGGTGAAGGAAGCGCAGGAGATGGAGATGCTCCGGTTGAACACCATCCTCAACCAACGCAGGATGTCCGCTGACGTCAAGATCAACGCCGTTGAGAAGAAACTGCTTCAGCAACGCAAACAGAGGAAGCGAAAGAAGAATTCCAGAGGTAAGCATGGGTTGGTGCTGTTACAAATGAGATGTTAAGAACGATGATTCCAGTAATTCCTTTGGGTAAATGCCTAATTTCTCCCAGTTACCCGTTTTCCAAAGGCTATTATTGTATTGTGACATCATGGggactaccatggaaaccttgatcaTAATTAGCTGCTGAGTCCTATTTCTATAGTAGTTACCATAAtttaagtcctttatgaaacggggcccctGCTGATTTGATATTATCAAAGCATTCTTTGAAGAAGTACTGACATTTGGCAGTAGTTTGGCGATGTGCAGGATATCCCTTGAAAAGAGGCAGTGCATAATTTAAACTAGGACGACTAAACAACAAATCTTGGTCAGACtttaaaacaatttgaaatttgtttcagtATGAGAAAATGTACCTGTACAAAATATGATTATCTATTTCCGATTAATATATTCATTCGACATTTTCAAAAGCACACTCAAGTAACAAAATCAATGCCAATACATTAAATgagattattttacaaaataatgcatatttattaaaattcattcAGGTAATTTTGGACATTTCTCctaataaggatgatgatgaattgacttttgtttatttcaaatgaactaTACAAATCCCAACGTTATGCAAACTTTAATTACTGATACTTTACTTTGTACAGGAGATTCGCTGGACGAAGAGGGTGAGTTTCTGGAAAAGCAGTTGGAGCAGTTGAAGACACGCCTTGAAGAAGTCAACAAGGAATCACAAGACATCAACCTGAAACAAGAAGAGCGACTCAAGTCCATTGAAAACAAGAAGGACGTCGAGTTCAAGATTCTCGAACAGGAACGGAAACTCCAGAAGCACCGGAAGGCCGCCCAACAAGCCCTTCAGCAGATTGTCAAAGGCATCTCATCAATTACCCCTCCCATCGGTGGCAGCAAACCAAGGTTTGATCTCATCTCGGAGGAAGCAGAGGATGAATGCGAAGAGAGGAAACTCTCAGTGGCGAGTTCCGTCGGGATCAGCTCAAGCGATAGCATGGGGAGTCTTTGCGACCCTAAGAAAGTGTTGGACAATGAAGTGGTTGTTCCGGTTATGTCTTCCAAAACAGCTTCAGCAACCATGACCAGACGGCATGCAGTACACCACCATCCAAAGCTGCATTCTGCAGAGAGTAGCTCAGATTCCTCATCCAGTATAGACAGTCCAGACGTGGTCAGGCACAACTTTAACCTGGTGGATGAGTTCACCAAGTCGTTCCCAGCCTTTGACGGCACCTTAGAGCAAGGATCGAGGGATAAATCAAAGTCTTTTGACTCCGGCATCGCTGACGAGGTTGATATCAATTCGAACAAATCATCAACAGTGACCATGAAGACAAACATCAATGGAAATGTAAATGACAATGAGATGTCAAGTCCAAACGTGCCTTCTCAAAATCACATTAGAACTGAGATCAGTGAGGATGTCCTGCGTGACATTGAGGCAAGTTATTGAAAATAAACACTCTTATCTCAACAGAGTCAAATATGATTCAGAGTGAAGTCAGCTAGTAGTCAGTTCTATTCCATGTTAAATTGACTCAGATTCCAAATGAATTTGACTTGGAATGGTGTGGAATCAGTTGAAAATCACTCAATTCTGAGTCAAATTTTACTCCTCAGATATAAGAGTAAAGTTATTGACATATTTATTTACTGTTACATTAGGAAATTATGAGCTCTGATAAGATAGCGAGACCCATTGGAGGAATTTAATGAAAACTAatactttcattatttcatttaaataattaaaacgtgtaaaataatattgataagaaCTATCCTCAGAAgtgtaaattataatttttaaagatatttctaTATCAAACTGTAGTCAAAcagaaaatgtgatttattttgCAAGAGCATTATCGCCTACTATTTTCCTAATCAAGTTTTTACTTTAATTATGTACAATCTGATTCACAATGTTTTATCGATCACCTCTGGCTGTGAAGTAGTGAGAGTAAAACCTAATATCTCCCTATATCATCTTTGTCTTTCCACAGGAGTTTGAGATCCTTGCACGTCGTGCTCTTGAGGAAGCCAGCTGGATGGTCTAAGTCAAAGCTGAAATTCACTACTCATCGTGCAACTCAACCATGTACAGCTCAACAGTAATTTAAGAAACagtaaagttatatatttatgaGTGGTCGGCCGATCAACCTAGACTTTGTGAaggtttatttcaatttattttatagaAAAGAACTGTGCTGAACGTCTTGCAGTAATTTCTCTCTATTGTCTTCCGAAAGTGGCATTTCTGGTCATAGGGAATTCTCTCAAAGTTCTTGAAATTGATGTGGGAGAACAATCCAAAATCAGATTGAAAATTTCAATCTTATTCATTTCTAACACAATTCTATTTTTAATCTAATTTTGGATTGGTCCCCCATCTCAGTCTAATAGATTTATTTTCAGTCTTAGGAATTTAGAGAGAGCGTGATCGGAAGAAAAGCTAGAGCGCCCTCTATGAGAAGGACCAAACCTTGGTGCAACTGGCATTTACTTTCCTATGGAGTTAAATGACATTACTGTGCTATATATACTGCATCTATTGGTCTTCCAGATTTGTTGAATTGAGATCTTCCATTTTCGCAAGTTAATACTCAAGTCATAACATGTGTTTTGTATGAGGACATTTCGGGTTTGACTTAGTTGGATCCATATTTATCGACCTTCATGCCTCACGAAAACTAGACAGTGGTCAATGATTGGCTGATTAGGCCTTGAGGCTCAAAATGATATGCAAAGATCTTTTATGTTTCAGGTTTCAAATCAAAGTGcttctttttaatgtttatacAAATGTCAAGATTTTTGGTACAAGTAAGCACAAATCCAGACTTATAACGGGTTTGCTTTCTAAGGGTTTACATACAGTATAACCTCTTGATATTCGTAGTGTTTGATGTTTTTCTCTTTCAGAAGTGATATAATTAACTATTTCAGTACCAAGAAAAGTGAGAATTCTTCCACATGAGACAAAGTACGAAATAATACCACTCAGAATATgcattgaacgtagagggcatcAACACATGCGCCCTCGAAGTTCAtattagtacatgtatatacaaatagGGTGGAGCCACATGAGGGGAGGCAGATAAAATTTCAAGAAGTttagataaagaaataagaagagaaaagCTGAAAGAATGTGGAAATAGAGCATGAAGGGTCtccaggcaaaaaaaaaatagtcatcaTAAATTTACTTCTGAGGGGAGATATATTTGTAGTTCATTTGGAGaaacaatttgaaatataaagaattaatatcttttttgctgatcattattattgtccTGTTCAGTTGATGTAGTTTTAGACTGAATATTTCGAGGTAGTATGAAGCCGCAGATTATCTCAGATGACTGTTGCACAAAATGAGATGAGACTTCTTGTTTCTACAGAGTCAAATTTGACTAGATTGACCTCACCTGGGGTCAGCTGAGCTATAAAGCATGACCCAgtattttgtaattaatttGACTGAGATTTGACTCAATTCAGTGCAAAGTAGCTCagaatttttcatatatatatatatatcaatggagTTGTATGAGTTGACCCCATTTGTGAGTAAGATAAGAGTCCAGAAATTagtcaaataatgaaaatgactgCTAGAAAATGGATGACAGAGTCATTTGAGTTTGGTCTACTCTAGTTAGATTTTGTACTGATTTATGGGAGCAAGCACAAAACTACAGAATGTACAACAGTTTGTGGAACCAAACGTTGCCTAATTATGATCAAGACTCAAAAGGGTTTTTGCGAACTGGTTTATTGTGAATGTCTAATATTTCTGGCTGGTCCAGATTTTTTATGCCAAGTTTCAAAactgaaacctttttttataacATGCATTATTTATGAAACTACCGAGTTTTCATAGGATTTTATATCACTTTTAGCGGGAAATTGGTTTCCATAGTTGGCAAACATCTACTTTTCCCTTGGCGGGTATTCTAGTCAAATGTGCTGCATGACTATATAATTGTTATATCCATTGTCATTTATTGTTTGGCGGCAAGGGCACTGAAGAATAAGTTACATGGGTGGTGGAACTTATACTATTATATTAATATAACATTGCCATGTAATTATATTGGTGTTTTTTCTTATCCGCATCTCTTTCTGTCTTCCTTTCATTTGCCCTCATTTGAAGAGGAGTGCCTTTGCCTATCCATGTGCTCAAATATTGTTCTTAAAACCTTAATATCCTTTTAGGTTCATGTGAATTCTCATACATTGTTTGTCATATTATATTGCAGCATATATTACTAATTTGTATATTGTTATGATACATTTATTGGCCCCACACGGTCATTTCAATATTacctttaaaatttcataatgaAAACCATGAAGAAATACTtaataaacataaacaaaaacaacaacttgGTAGCCATTTTCCTCATTATGGGTATTGTATGTCTTCTTTAAAGTGTTTTGATAACTAAATCGAGTAgtagaaataaccagttgtctcacaatggatcaaatgtacatgtagtaggaaAGCAACGTTTCgtctgcaagctgctagacttcgtcaggcaatgagcaAAGATGCTGCTGTGCACG
This window of the Lytechinus variegatus isolate NC3 chromosome 14, Lvar_3.0, whole genome shotgun sequence genome carries:
- the LOC121427214 gene encoding uncharacterized protein LOC121427214 isoform X1: MSRGKVPLLRRITTGTLIVPHQSNLGDRAVSRSMDDIGMTSLNRNTLMTGKSPLGIGRATPKTKRQKRAVPIPASEVANPVKTGYLEVKKNGSWKRCWSILTEDRLYIYRKPTDSHTLDMLMLDDYDVQIVVASSGSSWKTGTKFAFELYNAKVTGTTLLCESREERTEWMQAIGERCQKLNGTEMEGTAEQRGSREKLAPLITRLDSDGSEKPIPLGGEPKGSASSSDLSDEDSPIMDKKKQIIEDKYERVKEAQEMEMLRLNTILNQRRMSADVKINAVEKKLLQQRKQRKRKKNSRGDSLDEEGEFLEKQLEQLKTRLEEVNKESQDINLKQEERLKSIENKKDVEFKILEQERKLQKHRKAAQQALQQIVKGISSITPPIGGSKPRFDLISEEAEDECEERKLSVASSVGISSSDSMGSLCDPKKVLDNEVVVPVMSSKTASATMTRRHAVHHHPKLHSAESSSDSSSSIDSPDVVRHNFNLVDEFTKSFPAFDGTLEQGSRDKSKSFDSGIADEVDINSNKSSTVTMKTNINGNVNDNEMSSPNVPSQNHIRTEISEDVLRDIEEFEILARRALEEASWMV
- the LOC121427214 gene encoding uncharacterized protein LOC121427214 isoform X2; the encoded protein is MDDIGMTSLNRNTLMTGKSPLGIGRATPKTKRQKRAVPIPASEVANPVKTGYLEVKKNGSWKRCWSILTEDRLYIYRKPTDSHTLDMLMLDDYDVQIVVASSGSSWKTGTKFAFELYNAKVTGTTLLCESREERTEWMQAIGERCQKLNGTEMEGTAEQRGSREKLAPLITRLDSDGSEKPIPLGGEPKGSASSSDLSDEDSPIMDKKKQIIEDKYERVKEAQEMEMLRLNTILNQRRMSADVKINAVEKKLLQQRKQRKRKKNSRGDSLDEEGEFLEKQLEQLKTRLEEVNKESQDINLKQEERLKSIENKKDVEFKILEQERKLQKHRKAAQQALQQIVKGISSITPPIGGSKPRFDLISEEAEDECEERKLSVASSVGISSSDSMGSLCDPKKVLDNEVVVPVMSSKTASATMTRRHAVHHHPKLHSAESSSDSSSSIDSPDVVRHNFNLVDEFTKSFPAFDGTLEQGSRDKSKSFDSGIADEVDINSNKSSTVTMKTNINGNVNDNEMSSPNVPSQNHIRTEISEDVLRDIEEFEILARRALEEASWMV